One Brassica oleracea var. oleracea cultivar TO1000 chromosome C7, BOL, whole genome shotgun sequence genomic window carries:
- the LOC106307040 gene encoding ethylene-responsive transcription factor ERF119 codes for MAEPKKRSSLHATKPSRKPKKKTFQLNRLPGLSEDLKTMRKIRFLVNDPYATDYSSGEEDVETSRRRKRYVCEIDRPFSQATSQAESESSYVQESNNNGGSKKALSGKASQVVGRSSVTKPVGVRQRKWGKWAAEIRHPITKTRTWLGTYETLEQAADAYATKKLEFDALAAAPCDSTASNDSVSMVSNVEAVSSIGLDMKVTDSKKASFGFNFADLQIPDMGCFIDESLIPNACELDFLFTEEKDDQLLDDYCGIDDMNIIGLECDGPSELPDYDFSDVEIDLGLIGTTIDKFTFVDHLATSTTTPLNIACP; via the coding sequence ATGGCTGAACCAAAGAAACGTTCTTCCCTTCACGCCACCAAGCCCAGCAGAAAGCCCAAGAAGAAAACTTTCCAGCTAAACCGCCTCCCTGGTTTATCTGAAGATCTGAAGACTATGAGAAAGATCCGTTTCCTTGTGAATGATCCTTACGCTACTGACTACTCATCCGGCGAGGAAGATGTTGAAACTAGTCGGAGAAGGAAACGTTATGTCTGTGAGATCGACCGCCCTTTCTCTCAAGCCACTTCTCAAGCAGAGTCTGAAAGCTCTTATGTTCAGGAGAGTAATAACAATGGTGGAAGCAAAAAGGCTTTAAGTGGGAAAGCCTCTCAGGTTGTTGGGCGCTCTAGTGTCACGAAGCCTGTTGGTGTAAGGCAGAGGAAATGGGGCAAATGGGCTGCTGAGATCAGACATCCAATCACCAAGACAAGAACTTGGTTGGGTACTTACGAGACACTTGAACAAGCAGCTGATGCTTACGCTACCAAGAAGCTCGAGTTTGATGCTTTGGCTGCTGCTCCCTGTGATTCAACTGCTTCAAATGACTCTGTTTCGATGGTCTCTAATGTTGAAGCTGTGTCAAGCATTGGTCTTGATATGAAGGTAACTGATTCGAAGAAGGCGAGTTTTGGTTTCAACTTCGCAGATCTACAGATTCCTGATATGGGTTGCTTCATCGATGAGTCATTGATCCCAAATGCTTGTGAGCTTGATTTTCTCTTCACTGAAGAGAAGGACGACCAGCTCTTGGATGATTACTGCGGTATAGATGACATGAACATCATTGGTCTAGAATGCGACGGTCCAAGCGAACTTCCAGACTATGATTTCTCAGACGTGGAGATCGATCTTGGTCTCATTGGAACCACCATTGACAAGTTTACTTTCGTCGATCATCTTGCAACGAGTACAACCACTCCTCTTAATATCGCGTGCCCATAA